A single genomic interval of Alteromonas sp. CI.11.F.A3 harbors:
- a CDS encoding TIGR01777 family oxidoreductase yields the protein MKILMSGGTGLIGSAFINKFKNEHQFTVITRAPQKAKQQLGDDVAFVSEVSDIDDIGIFDAIINLAGEPIADKRWTDTQKQRICDSRWDITSKLVAKINSASTPPPVFISGSAIGFYGSKGSVDVTEQTPPHEEFTHDLCAKWEAIATSVARSETRVCTLRTGVVLAKNGGALEKMALPFKLGLGGKIGSGDQYLSWIHIDDMVSAIAYLLEHDSCHGPFNLTAPSPSTNKDFSQTLAAALSRPCLFTVPGFVLKIAMGESSDMILKGQKVLPEKLVTSGYTFTFPTLQGALEAIYK from the coding sequence ATGAAAATTTTAATGTCAGGCGGCACTGGCCTTATCGGTAGCGCGTTTATTAATAAATTTAAAAACGAGCATCAGTTTACTGTCATAACAAGAGCCCCCCAAAAAGCTAAGCAACAGTTGGGTGACGATGTGGCTTTTGTTTCAGAGGTGAGTGACATTGATGATATTGGAATTTTCGATGCCATCATCAACTTAGCTGGCGAACCCATTGCCGATAAACGTTGGACAGACACTCAAAAGCAGAGAATCTGCGATAGCCGGTGGGATATTACATCTAAACTTGTGGCAAAAATTAATAGTGCGAGCACCCCACCACCAGTATTTATTTCTGGTTCGGCCATTGGTTTTTATGGCAGTAAAGGTAGTGTTGATGTTACCGAGCAAACGCCCCCCCACGAAGAGTTCACCCACGACCTTTGTGCCAAATGGGAAGCTATCGCAACGTCTGTCGCTCGCAGCGAAACACGTGTATGTACGCTTAGAACCGGTGTAGTGTTAGCTAAAAATGGTGGGGCATTGGAAAAAATGGCACTGCCCTTCAAACTAGGCTTAGGCGGTAAAATAGGCAGTGGCGATCAGTATTTATCATGGATCCACATTGATGACATGGTATCGGCTATTGCATATCTACTTGAACATGACAGCTGCCATGGGCCGTTTAACCTTACAGCTCCATCACCTTCGACTAATAAAGATTTCTCGCAGACATTAGCAGCAGCGCTTTCAAGACCGTGTTTGTTTACCGTACCGGGCTTCGTTCTGAAGATAGCTATGGGAGAGTCTTCTGACATGATACTAAAAGGGCAAAAGGTGCTACCTGAAAAGCTCGTTACCTCAGGCTACACGTTTACCTTCCCAACATTACAAGGTGCGCTTGAAGCAATTTATAAGTAG
- a CDS encoding ATP-binding protein gives MKQLSLRIRSILLAMGVLALFAPLTVVILDDAYTTSLTQAKMSELRLMNLGLLSAFELDGDIPFMPEILYEEQLNLPGSGYLGVIVFRGHVVWQSASALDYTLPAPNLNVNVGNELFVESYTANFDGNTDYFAYAFTAEFASESNFEPVRFYIFNNKHLFDEERETFISVVWRWLLILSLGLLVLIIVGISLVLMPVRKLISEISLTSTGQKQQLDAHYPVEFNPLKQSINELIESESQQRARYKNSLGDLAHSLKTPLAVALGVKKLPEQAVESLNQIDQIIQRQLKRASAGKTGWQAAIPLLPITQKVANAMDKVYQHKQLSITIEAINKVAIKADETDIMEMVGNLLDNACKAADSKVLVTLINEGNWAVLTIDDDGPGVPSDKKQALLERGTRLDTYADGQGIGMALVSDLVAIYQGKLLIERAPIGGARFIVKFPV, from the coding sequence ATGAAACAATTGTCGCTGAGAATACGGAGCATTCTATTAGCGATGGGCGTACTTGCCCTTTTTGCACCGCTGACTGTGGTTATTTTAGATGACGCCTATACCACTAGTTTAACCCAGGCCAAGATGAGTGAACTTCGACTCATGAACCTAGGGTTGCTCTCGGCTTTTGAGCTAGACGGCGATATTCCCTTCATGCCTGAGATTTTATACGAAGAGCAACTTAACTTACCTGGCTCTGGTTACTTAGGTGTGATTGTTTTTCGTGGCCACGTTGTATGGCAGTCAGCTTCAGCATTAGATTACACCTTGCCTGCCCCAAATCTTAACGTCAATGTTGGTAACGAGCTCTTCGTTGAATCTTACACGGCCAATTTCGACGGCAATACAGATTATTTTGCCTACGCGTTTACCGCCGAATTTGCCTCAGAGAGCAACTTCGAGCCAGTCCGTTTTTACATTTTCAATAATAAGCACCTGTTTGATGAAGAGCGGGAAACCTTTATATCTGTGGTGTGGCGTTGGCTACTTATCTTATCCCTCGGTTTGCTTGTACTGATAATAGTGGGGATCAGCCTTGTGCTTATGCCAGTAAGAAAACTTATTAGCGAAATTTCCCTTACCTCTACCGGCCAGAAACAACAGCTTGATGCGCACTACCCTGTCGAATTTAATCCATTAAAACAGTCAATTAATGAGCTGATTGAATCTGAATCTCAGCAGCGAGCTCGTTATAAAAATAGCTTGGGCGACCTTGCTCATAGTTTAAAAACACCACTAGCTGTGGCTTTAGGGGTTAAGAAGCTTCCAGAGCAAGCCGTTGAATCTTTAAATCAAATTGACCAGATCATTCAACGCCAATTAAAACGTGCTAGTGCGGGTAAAACCGGGTGGCAAGCGGCTATCCCTCTGTTACCTATCACACAAAAAGTGGCTAACGCCATGGATAAAGTATATCAGCATAAACAATTGTCGATAACGATTGAAGCCATTAACAAGGTCGCCATAAAGGCTGACGAAACCGATATTATGGAAATGGTAGGTAACCTGTTAGATAACGCCTGTAAGGCTGCAGACTCGAAGGTATTGGTTACGCTAATCAACGAAGGAAACTGGGCGGTGTTGACCATTGATGATGATGGCCCCGGCGTCCCTTCGGATAAGAAACAAGCACTGTTAGAGCGTGGTACTCGATTAGATACTTACGCAGACGGGCAAGGAATTGGCATGGCCTTGGTAAGCGACCTTGTTGCCATCTACCAAGGTAAACTGCTTATCGAGCGCGCCCCTATTGGCGGCGCTCGCTTTATTGTGAAGTTCCCGGTTTAA
- the dusC gene encoding tRNA dihydrouridine(16) synthase DusC: protein MKIMLAPMEGVVDHLMRDMLTHVGGFDQCVTEFVRVVDQKLPNKTFYKLCPELHNGGKTPNGVPVRVQLLGQHPQWLAENAYTAVDLGSPGVDLNFGCPAKTVNKSKGGAVLLKETQALHDIVKAVRDAVPASQPVSAKIRLGFEDKSLAIENAIAITEAGASELVVHARTKTEGYKPPAYWEWIAKIKQNTNIPLVANGEIWNAEEAQRCQEQSACTNLMVGRGALAMPNLARCIRNGEPPMAWEDVAALLIRYSGYEIYGDKGKYYPNRIKQWCGYLKRQYPEAELLFNDIRRLSKSQEIVDVLTRHASH, encoded by the coding sequence ATGAAAATCATGCTGGCGCCTATGGAAGGTGTTGTCGACCATTTAATGCGAGATATGCTTACCCATGTAGGTGGGTTCGATCAGTGTGTAACTGAATTCGTTAGAGTAGTGGATCAAAAGCTTCCTAATAAAACCTTCTACAAGCTATGCCCCGAGCTACATAATGGCGGCAAAACCCCTAACGGCGTTCCAGTGCGTGTCCAATTATTAGGGCAGCACCCACAATGGTTGGCAGAAAATGCTTATACTGCGGTTGATTTGGGATCGCCTGGAGTAGATTTAAATTTCGGTTGCCCTGCAAAAACCGTTAATAAAAGCAAAGGCGGTGCGGTTCTTTTAAAAGAAACCCAAGCTTTACACGACATTGTAAAAGCGGTGCGCGATGCGGTGCCCGCCTCACAACCTGTATCAGCCAAAATTCGGTTGGGATTTGAAGACAAATCTCTTGCGATAGAAAATGCTATCGCTATTACTGAAGCGGGCGCATCTGAGCTAGTTGTACACGCCAGAACAAAAACGGAAGGCTATAAGCCACCAGCCTACTGGGAATGGATTGCTAAAATAAAGCAAAACACCAATATTCCACTAGTGGCAAATGGTGAAATTTGGAATGCAGAAGAAGCTCAACGTTGCCAAGAGCAATCGGCCTGCACTAACTTAATGGTGGGTAGGGGAGCGCTTGCCATGCCAAACCTAGCAAGGTGTATTCGAAACGGCGAGCCGCCAATGGCATGGGAAGATGTGGCCGCATTGCTTATTCGCTATTCAGGCTATGAAATCTACGGTGATAAGGGTAAATACTACCCCAATCGAATAAAGCAGTGGTGTGGCTATTTAAAAAGACAGTACCCCGAAGCTGAATTGTTGTTTAACGACATCAGACGCTTATCAAAATCACAAGAAATTGTAGATGTGTTAACCAGGCATGCTTCTCACTAG
- a CDS encoding response regulator transcription factor, whose amino-acid sequence MRILIAEDDSRLLTQLDSLLQQHGYSVDLADNGEHALYQLNEYAYDLAIIDIGLPKMDGFEVIRKARQEDIRCPVLILTARDRWQEKVEGLDAGADDYLTKPFHNEELLARVKALIRRASGQANPVIQFGPISLDTVAEEITVNDAPLELTAYEYKVMEYLMLNPQKVVSKTELTEHIYDQDFDLDSNVIEVFVGRLRKKLDPEGSFKPIETLRGRGYRINRNL is encoded by the coding sequence ATGCGGATACTCATTGCTGAAGACGACAGCCGCCTACTAACCCAGCTTGACAGCCTACTACAGCAACATGGCTACAGTGTAGATTTGGCCGACAACGGCGAGCATGCGCTTTATCAACTCAATGAATATGCTTACGATTTAGCTATCATCGATATCGGCTTACCTAAAATGGATGGCTTCGAAGTTATCCGAAAAGCAAGGCAGGAAGACATCCGCTGTCCCGTACTTATCTTAACTGCTCGTGATCGCTGGCAGGAAAAAGTCGAAGGGTTAGACGCAGGAGCTGATGATTACCTTACTAAACCTTTTCACAATGAAGAGTTATTGGCACGGGTTAAAGCACTAATTCGTCGCGCCTCTGGTCAAGCAAACCCTGTCATACAGTTCGGTCCTATTTCGCTCGACACAGTCGCTGAAGAAATTACCGTCAATGATGCCCCTCTTGAATTGACTGCGTATGAATACAAAGTCATGGAATACTTGATGCTGAACCCGCAGAAAGTGGTCTCGAAAACAGAGTTAACTGAGCATATTTACGATCAAGATTTTGATCTCGATAGTAACGTGATTGAAGTTTTTGTTGGCCGATTGCGTAAAAAGCTAGATCCTGAAGGTAGCTTCAAGCCCATTGAAACCCTTCGAGGGCGTGGATATAGGATTAACCGCAATCTATGA
- a CDS encoding AI-2E family transporter: protein MSMELRSPIAKVLVVLACLVVVMAGIKSASTIMVPFFLSIFIAIACSPIIHWTGRFGVPKWLSITLVILLILVFGFLLAGLVGQSMTEFRENLPEYRAKLDTEFSWIIEKLAQYNINVNQELIATHLDPATAMSVATNFISGMGGVLSNLFLILLTVIFMLFEADSIPKRLHIALSDPDMKLQHIDRFIRSVNSYLAIKTVVSLGTGLIIGTWLYVMGIDHFLLWAVLAFMLNFIPNIGSIIAALPAVLIAFVQYGLASAGMAALGFLLVNTIMGNMVEPRLMGKGMGLSTLVVFLSLIFWGWLLGTVGMLLSVPLTMVVKIALESREESQWLAVLLSSAGDKKERA, encoded by the coding sequence ATGTCCATGGAATTGCGCTCACCCATAGCGAAAGTACTTGTTGTTCTCGCTTGTTTAGTTGTTGTCATGGCGGGTATAAAGTCCGCTAGTACAATTATGGTACCTTTTTTCTTATCAATATTTATTGCTATTGCGTGTAGCCCAATCATTCATTGGACCGGACGTTTTGGCGTGCCTAAATGGCTTTCTATCACCTTAGTAATACTATTAATACTAGTCTTTGGATTTCTTCTTGCTGGCCTTGTAGGACAGTCTATGACGGAATTTAGAGAAAATCTTCCAGAGTACCGGGCTAAGCTTGATACCGAATTTTCGTGGATTATAGAAAAACTCGCACAATACAATATTAACGTTAACCAAGAGCTAATTGCCACACACTTAGATCCCGCCACCGCGATGTCAGTCGCGACTAATTTTATTAGCGGTATGGGCGGCGTATTGTCGAACTTGTTCCTTATATTGTTAACGGTTATTTTTATGTTGTTTGAGGCAGACAGCATTCCAAAACGTCTTCACATTGCATTGTCAGACCCTGACATGAAGCTACAACACATCGACCGCTTTATTCGTTCTGTAAATAGCTACTTGGCAATTAAAACTGTGGTGAGTTTAGGGACGGGGTTAATTATCGGTACGTGGCTTTATGTGATGGGTATCGACCATTTTCTATTATGGGCTGTGTTGGCATTCATGCTGAACTTCATCCCTAACATAGGCTCAATAATCGCTGCACTTCCAGCTGTACTTATTGCGTTTGTTCAATATGGTTTGGCTTCAGCAGGCATGGCGGCATTGGGCTTTTTGTTAGTAAATACCATTATGGGCAATATGGTAGAGCCAAGGTTGATGGGCAAAGGAATGGGGCTATCTACCTTAGTGGTGTTTTTATCTCTTATTTTCTGGGGATGGTTATTAGGTACAGTTGGAATGCTGTTATCTGTGCCGCTTACGATGGTAGTGAAAATAGCACTAGAGTCTCGAGAGGAAAGCCAATGGCTTGCGGTGTTGTTGTCTAGTGCGGGCGATAAAAAAGAAAGAGCTTAA
- the folX gene encoding dihydroneopterin triphosphate 2'-epimerase, which translates to MTFNLATIKIKNLRLRTYIGINEDEIINKQDVIVNVKIDYDAQRATDSDNMEDALNYKVITKAIIKLVEDNRFSLLEKLTADVLSLAAEHSSVRYAEVEVDKPHALRFSDSVSLTLSCNKTG; encoded by the coding sequence ATGACCTTCAACTTAGCCACAATTAAAATTAAAAACCTGAGATTGAGAACCTATATTGGTATTAACGAAGATGAAATCATCAATAAACAAGACGTTATCGTTAATGTGAAAATTGATTACGATGCCCAAAGAGCGACAGACAGCGACAATATGGAAGACGCGCTAAACTATAAGGTGATTACCAAGGCCATCATAAAGCTGGTAGAAGACAACCGATTTTCATTGCTCGAAAAACTCACTGCTGACGTATTAAGTTTAGCTGCTGAACATTCATCAGTCCGTTACGCCGAAGTAGAGGTTGATAAGCCTCATGCACTGCGATTTTCTGACTCGGTGTCGCTAACGCTTTCGTGTAATAAAACCGGTTGA
- a CDS encoding ABC transporter ATP-binding protein, which yields MIKTSKVTKSVSTSEGTLEILHPISFEVKSGESVAIIGASGSGKSTLLGLLAGLDEASQGEIHLDGEPLHTMDEEARAVLRGQKVGFIFQSFMLVQSLTAIENVMLPAEIAGLDNPKQMATKILEQVGIGHRASHYPNQLSGGEQQRVAIARAFITSPKILFADEPTGNLDATNSHKVEDLLFALNREKGTTLVLVTHDDELADKCDRQLTMQAGELTESTVVSPIQRTEAV from the coding sequence ATGATTAAAACATCCAAAGTAACTAAGTCTGTAAGTACGAGCGAAGGTACGCTTGAGATCCTTCATCCTATCTCTTTTGAAGTCAAGTCTGGTGAGTCCGTTGCCATTATCGGTGCGTCAGGTTCAGGAAAATCTACTTTATTAGGGCTGCTTGCCGGCTTAGATGAAGCCTCTCAAGGAGAAATTCATCTAGATGGCGAACCATTACATACTATGGATGAAGAGGCTCGCGCTGTGTTGCGAGGTCAAAAAGTAGGCTTTATATTTCAGAGCTTTATGTTAGTGCAAAGTTTAACGGCTATTGAAAATGTAATGCTGCCGGCTGAAATCGCAGGCTTAGACAACCCTAAGCAGATGGCGACTAAGATCCTCGAACAAGTCGGCATTGGTCATCGCGCGAGTCATTATCCAAATCAACTTTCAGGTGGTGAACAGCAACGTGTTGCTATTGCGCGGGCTTTTATTACTTCTCCCAAAATTCTATTTGCAGATGAGCCGACTGGAAACTTGGATGCAACAAACAGCCACAAAGTAGAAGATCTTCTTTTTGCGCTGAACCGAGAAAAGGGTACAACGTTAGTGCTGGTTACCCACGATGACGAGCTTGCCGATAAGTGTGACAGGCAGTTAACCATGCAAGCGGGTGAATTGACTGAGTCTACCGTGGTATCGCCGATACAGCGTACAGAGGCTGTATAA
- a CDS encoding pyridoxamine 5'-phosphate oxidase family protein — translation MSHDIKTAMWEAMSSSPNVMVSLTGKNTHSEPMRAQLDKHANSEFWFYTTKDNRIAEGGEAMVQFSSKGHDVFACIRGTLVQETRQDIIDKYWSNGVEAWYEKGKDDPNLLMLRFNLADAEIWEADPSLKGMFKLMTGKTISPDEMGEHDKVTL, via the coding sequence ATGTCGCACGATATTAAAACGGCAATGTGGGAAGCTATGTCTAGCAGCCCAAATGTAATGGTAAGTCTTACTGGTAAAAATACGCACTCTGAGCCAATGCGTGCCCAGCTCGATAAGCATGCTAATAGCGAATTTTGGTTTTATACCACCAAGGATAATCGTATCGCTGAAGGTGGCGAAGCAATGGTACAGTTTTCGTCGAAAGGGCATGATGTATTTGCATGCATCCGAGGAACTTTAGTTCAGGAAACTCGCCAAGACATTATTGATAAATATTGGTCTAACGGCGTTGAGGCATGGTACGAGAAAGGTAAGGACGATCCTAATCTACTTATGCTGCGATTTAATTTGGCGGATGCCGAAATCTGGGAAGCAGACCCTTCTCTTAAAGGGATGTTTAAACTGATGACGGGTAAAACCATTTCACCAGATGAAATGGGTGAACACGACAAAGTCACATTGTAG
- a CDS encoding DUF1289 domain-containing protein: MDIVSPCIANCKLDADDVCTGCKRTIKEITNWSNYNTQQKQNVLIRLKNQKLDTHSS; the protein is encoded by the coding sequence GTGGATATAGTGTCACCCTGTATTGCCAACTGTAAGCTAGACGCCGATGATGTATGCACCGGTTGTAAGCGCACCATCAAGGAAATTACCAACTGGTCCAATTACAACACACAGCAAAAACAAAACGTCCTAATCCGCCTAAAAAACCAAAAGTTGGACACACACTCGAGTTAG
- a CDS encoding arylesterase, with protein sequence MIYRFRSAVLFTLLLLIPLSALSDQTDTIVPNNSAKLLILGDSLSAAYGLDQQEGWVSLLQKRWRDENISIDIVNAAVSGETTDGGLARLPRLIEQHTPSHILVELGGNDGLQGHSISKIRDNLSAIIRIAKSDNTVVFVQDMQIPTNYGKRYTQMFSDTFETVSEQHEVTKIPFFLEDIALQKNLMQRDGIHPNAEAQPMIVDFMFEKLTPLIINKG encoded by the coding sequence GTGATTTATCGTTTTCGCAGCGCCGTTTTGTTCACACTGCTTTTATTAATACCGTTATCCGCATTATCAGATCAGACCGATACCATCGTCCCTAATAATTCAGCTAAATTACTGATTCTAGGTGACAGCCTATCTGCTGCATACGGGTTAGATCAACAAGAAGGTTGGGTGAGTTTGTTACAAAAACGCTGGCGTGACGAGAATATATCGATCGATATTGTAAATGCTGCGGTAAGCGGTGAGACCACTGATGGCGGTTTAGCTAGGCTTCCAAGGTTAATTGAACAACACACACCAAGCCACATTTTAGTAGAGCTTGGTGGGAACGATGGCCTTCAAGGGCACAGTATCAGTAAGATTAGGGACAATTTGAGCGCAATTATTAGAATAGCAAAATCAGACAATACCGTCGTTTTTGTACAAGACATGCAAATACCCACTAATTACGGCAAACGCTATACACAAATGTTTAGCGACACTTTTGAGACTGTCTCTGAGCAACATGAAGTTACAAAAATTCCTTTTTTTCTTGAGGACATAGCACTTCAAAAAAACTTAATGCAACGTGATGGTATTCATCCTAACGCAGAAGCACAACCAATGATTGTCGATTTTATGTTCGAAAAATTGACACCTTTAATCATAAACAAGGGTTAA
- a CDS encoding ABC transporter permease, whose translation MSTTSTLAWRLFRHEAKRGELTIILLAIVLSVGAVLSLSLFSERLQGALKERSAAFIAADAQLRSDTPINEAWLQRARDEGLNTAKQVTTRSMVFYRDEMSLVDLRAVNENYPLKGTVNTTDVPFGQKEAATGLPKPGEVWLQSLLFQTLKLSLGDSIEIGDAEFTVTKVLVDIPDAGFSVFNTDPIALIRLSDLDATAITGPGSRARYVGYFEGESSAISTFYDWLTPSLQDDLHNWRTVEDDESAIGRSVASAERYFLLASLLAIVLAAVSIAVAAQRYSQRHFDPVAIMKTLGATKQVIRRIYLLQILFITGLGIIIGLIMGFIGQQVVVWLVAEKVDVALSIWHWRPVLIAVFTGATCSLLFSLYPLMQLFSIPPLRVLRRDLSTNLRSRTIQYVASGGAIFLLMWIYSQDLMISLILFGSGVVLVAGLLGATFLLIAAGRKFGSGKMGPWQLAWARIKRRSMENSVQLISFSVTIMLLLVVLVMRNDMVSQWRSQLPEGTPNYFLINITGDQKTELDTHFKSNGITIEEFYPVIRGRFVAVNDDNVNTEVSKEEDSNTEGRQGLGREANLTWSNSLQKENEITSGTWHGDNTDALEEGVFAVSVETDVGERLGIELGDMLMFNVGSEIVKAKVTSFRKVNWQTMQPNFFFVIQPEAMASFNPTYITSFYLPEAQKSQLTTLLKPFASITMFDVDARINQLRDIVNQVSVAIEFILVLVLVAGSLVLIAQVQASMDERRQELAILRTLGARGSLIRKSVVFEFLIIGVIAGFMAALANELSLYMLQTNVFQMTASLHFEYWVIAPIVGAIVVGALGAIGCWRLLTLNTSALLRKMV comes from the coding sequence ATGAGTACGACATCGACCTTGGCATGGCGATTGTTTCGTCATGAAGCGAAACGCGGAGAGTTAACCATCATTCTATTGGCAATTGTGTTGTCGGTAGGAGCGGTATTGTCGCTGTCACTATTTAGTGAGCGGTTACAAGGTGCCTTAAAAGAGCGCTCTGCGGCATTTATCGCGGCTGATGCACAGTTACGCTCTGATACCCCCATTAATGAGGCTTGGTTACAGCGGGCGCGTGATGAGGGGCTTAACACGGCAAAGCAGGTTACTACTCGGTCGATGGTGTTTTATCGTGACGAAATGTCGCTAGTTGACCTTCGAGCTGTTAATGAGAATTATCCACTAAAGGGCACGGTTAATACCACAGATGTGCCTTTTGGACAGAAAGAAGCGGCTACCGGTTTGCCCAAGCCAGGTGAAGTGTGGCTGCAGTCTTTGTTGTTTCAAACGCTGAAGCTTAGTTTAGGAGACAGCATTGAAATAGGTGATGCTGAATTTACTGTAACTAAAGTACTGGTTGATATTCCTGATGCAGGATTCAGTGTTTTTAATACCGACCCCATCGCCCTTATTAGACTGTCCGATTTGGACGCAACAGCAATAACCGGGCCAGGCAGTCGGGCACGTTACGTGGGCTATTTTGAAGGTGAAAGTAGTGCTATCAGCACTTTTTACGACTGGTTAACCCCTAGTTTGCAAGATGATTTACATAACTGGCGTACAGTTGAAGATGACGAATCAGCCATTGGTCGTTCGGTAGCCAGTGCTGAGCGGTATTTTTTATTGGCGAGTTTACTGGCCATAGTGCTTGCCGCGGTTTCCATTGCGGTGGCAGCTCAACGGTATAGCCAGCGCCATTTCGACCCCGTCGCTATCATGAAAACACTCGGTGCGACAAAGCAGGTTATTCGCAGAATCTATCTTCTTCAAATTCTATTTATTACCGGGCTAGGCATTATTATTGGGTTAATAATGGGTTTCATTGGCCAGCAAGTTGTGGTGTGGTTAGTTGCTGAAAAAGTTGATGTGGCGTTATCTATTTGGCACTGGCGGCCAGTGCTAATTGCGGTTTTCACTGGGGCTACTTGCTCATTGTTGTTCTCGCTTTACCCATTGATGCAGTTGTTTTCAATTCCTCCACTGCGGGTACTTCGTCGTGATTTAAGCACCAATTTGCGTTCTAGAACTATCCAATATGTGGCATCAGGCGGCGCTATTTTTCTACTGATGTGGATTTATAGCCAAGATTTGATGATCAGCCTTATTTTGTTTGGCTCTGGCGTGGTTTTAGTTGCAGGTTTGCTAGGCGCAACCTTTTTGCTGATTGCTGCGGGACGCAAATTCGGCTCAGGAAAAATGGGTCCTTGGCAGCTTGCTTGGGCGCGAATTAAACGCCGTTCAATGGAAAATAGTGTTCAACTGATTAGCTTCTCAGTCACTATTATGTTGTTACTTGTGGTACTGGTTATGCGCAACGACATGGTCTCACAGTGGCGTTCTCAATTACCCGAAGGCACACCAAATTACTTTTTGATTAATATAACTGGCGATCAAAAAACAGAATTGGACACACACTTCAAATCAAACGGAATTACCATCGAAGAGTTTTACCCTGTGATACGAGGGCGCTTCGTTGCAGTGAATGATGACAATGTAAATACCGAAGTGTCTAAAGAGGAAGATTCAAATACTGAAGGTAGACAAGGACTTGGACGTGAAGCGAATTTAACTTGGAGTAATTCGTTACAAAAGGAGAACGAAATTACCAGTGGTACATGGCACGGGGATAACACTGATGCATTAGAAGAGGGCGTATTCGCCGTTTCAGTCGAAACGGACGTAGGCGAGCGACTTGGCATTGAATTAGGCGATATGCTGATGTTCAATGTGGGCAGTGAAATCGTTAAAGCTAAGGTAACAAGTTTTAGAAAAGTGAACTGGCAAACCATGCAGCCTAACTTTTTCTTTGTTATTCAACCTGAGGCTATGGCGTCGTTCAATCCCACTTACATCACCAGCTTCTATTTACCCGAAGCACAGAAATCACAACTAACGACGTTGTTAAAGCCATTTGCGTCTATCACTATGTTTGACGTTGATGCGCGAATTAACCAGCTAAGAGATATTGTCAATCAAGTGTCTGTGGCCATTGAGTTTATTTTAGTCTTGGTTCTTGTAGCAGGCAGTTTAGTGTTAATTGCCCAGGTTCAAGCCAGCATGGATGAAAGACGACAAGAGTTGGCAATTTTGAGAACGCTTGGGGCGAGAGGCAGTTTAATTCGCAAAAGCGTGGTGTTCGAGTTTCTAATCATCGGCGTGATTGCAGGTTTCATGGCAGCGCTCGCTAATGAGCTTAGCTTGTATATGCTGCAAACCAATGTGTTCCAAATGACCGCAAGTCTACACTTTGAGTATTGGGTTATTGCGCCGATTGTTGGTGCAATCGTGGTAGGCGCGTTAGGGGCGATTGGATGCTGGCGCTTGCTTACGTTAAATACATCAGCACTGCTGAGGAAGATGGTCTAG
- a CDS encoding YciI family protein: MLYMICATDVANSLENRLAARPAHLARLNTLKDEGRLVIAGPFPAIDSPDPGPAGFTGSLVVAEFESLEAAQAWADADPYIEAGVYESVMVKPYKKVLP; the protein is encoded by the coding sequence ATGCTTTATATGATTTGCGCTACCGATGTAGCAAATAGCTTAGAAAATCGTTTAGCGGCCCGCCCTGCGCATCTAGCGCGTTTAAATACGTTAAAGGATGAAGGCAGGTTAGTGATAGCTGGCCCCTTCCCCGCTATCGACAGCCCAGATCCTGGCCCAGCAGGTTTTACAGGTTCATTGGTGGTAGCAGAGTTTGAATCGCTAGAGGCGGCGCAAGCGTGGGCAGATGCCGACCCTTACATTGAAGCGGGCGTCTACGAAAGCGTAATGGTTAAGCCATATAAGAAAGTGCTTCCTTAG
- a CDS encoding PepSY domain-containing protein, translated as MVNTLRAVALVLTLFICSGGSAFAQQEKSGELSKSQAVERARQVEAGRVLRVSQTNQKYRVKVLKESGRVVSVDVDKRSGKVKTSKKNSKD; from the coding sequence ATGGTGAACACACTTCGCGCGGTGGCTTTAGTGCTAACCCTGTTTATATGCAGTGGTGGTAGTGCCTTTGCGCAGCAGGAAAAGAGTGGCGAATTAAGCAAGAGCCAAGCTGTGGAACGTGCCCGTCAGGTCGAAGCTGGACGTGTACTTCGTGTAAGCCAAACTAACCAGAAGTACCGCGTTAAAGTTTTAAAGGAGTCGGGCCGTGTAGTCTCTGTTGACGTAGACAAGCGCTCTGGAAAAGTGAAGACATCTAAGAAAAATTCAAAGGATTAA